In a genomic window of Porphyromonadaceae bacterium W3.11:
- a CDS encoding TonB-dependent receptor — translation MKNYRKGVLYLILLFLSYTAMADEGLLLHGVIYDKSGLPLPRAVVTAEGEVKKVAIADQNGVYQLYLPSGKYDLKIQFVNFVTIKKKIELKRSMKLDFVLQEDSEMLDEVTVYADASQQIIQKKTFSAISLDVSPITASLIDLSTLINKSSGVKLRESGGVGSDFNLTINGLGGNAIQYFIDGVPLSSMGSGISIANLPVNLVDKVEIYKGVVPPELGMDALGGAINIITKRSLDNYLDVSLGAGSFGTFNSNASGQYMVGRSGLTIRPAISYSYAKNDYIMKDVEVWDKDAEEYVLKDLPRFHDGYRSFLGQLEVGYKDTYWADDAFIGGSYSDVYKEIQTGVQQTVVIGEANRSKKALRLLARYNKRDLFLDGVSTSLHVSYTQDHSILTDTCYRSYSWDGSYVKRAYSEVTGRGKSIRHTVRPQLVGRANISYAPSAENAITFTYSLSSIDNRRYDDYDTEFIETNDRLTKHIMGLAYSHSFYDERLLANLFLKEYLYKAEINQKDFAWITGANDIVPKTTHNYLGYGLGSRYSFSPAFAIKLSYEKAVRLPMTRELLGNGETIYANLKLKPEIANNLNLSTFGNSSIYDGHIIRYETNLFMRKVTNYIHRVVIDERQSQYNNVGAATVWGGEAELSYEYNRLFNLTINATYLEERNKTRLDKWGHPSVTYNNRMPNRPYLYGNVIAGANIRNPMGLKDHRIKLDLSYSYIHSFFLTWEAFGTKESKATIPSQSIVNGGITWFFPKDKYSISLQGSNLLDNRLYDNFMLQKPGRAFYCKLQLFI, via the coding sequence ATGAAAAACTATAGAAAAGGGGTATTATACCTCATACTTCTATTCCTTTCATACACTGCTATGGCAGATGAGGGACTACTCTTGCATGGAGTGATCTATGACAAGAGTGGTCTCCCTCTGCCAAGAGCGGTGGTCACAGCAGAGGGGGAGGTTAAGAAGGTCGCTATAGCGGATCAGAATGGTGTCTATCAACTGTATCTGCCAAGTGGTAAATATGACTTGAAGATACAGTTTGTTAACTTCGTTACGATTAAGAAAAAGATAGAGCTTAAGCGTAGCATGAAGTTAGACTTCGTACTACAGGAGGATTCAGAAATGCTTGATGAGGTTACGGTCTATGCTGATGCCTCACAGCAAATCATTCAGAAAAAGACATTCTCTGCTATCAGTCTTGACGTCTCCCCTATTACAGCATCTTTGATTGACCTAAGCACACTAATCAATAAAAGTAGCGGTGTTAAACTGAGGGAATCAGGTGGTGTAGGGTCAGACTTCAACTTAACTATTAATGGATTAGGGGGGAATGCCATACAATATTTTATAGACGGTGTACCACTTAGCTCTATGGGTAGTGGTATCTCAATAGCCAACCTACCTGTAAATCTAGTAGACAAGGTCGAGATCTATAAGGGAGTGGTACCACCTGAATTAGGGATGGATGCTCTTGGGGGAGCTATCAATATCATCACTAAGCGGAGTCTTGATAATTATCTAGATGTATCCCTGGGAGCTGGCTCATTTGGGACTTTCAATAGTAATGCATCAGGTCAATATATGGTGGGGCGTTCGGGATTAACGATACGTCCTGCGATTTCATACAGCTATGCTAAAAATGATTATATCATGAAGGATGTAGAGGTATGGGATAAGGATGCAGAAGAATATGTGCTAAAGGATCTTCCCCGATTTCATGATGGGTATCGCTCATTTTTAGGTCAGTTGGAAGTGGGCTATAAGGACACTTACTGGGCTGACGACGCATTCATAGGGGGTAGCTATTCAGATGTATATAAAGAGATACAAACAGGGGTGCAGCAAACTGTGGTGATCGGTGAAGCTAACCGATCAAAAAAGGCCTTGAGGCTATTAGCCAGATATAATAAAAGGGATCTTTTTCTTGACGGTGTCTCAACCTCTCTTCATGTTTCTTATACGCAGGATCACTCGATATTAACAGATACCTGCTATAGGAGTTATTCTTGGGATGGCAGTTATGTAAAGCGTGCATACAGCGAAGTCACAGGGAGAGGGAAGTCTATACGTCATACCGTTAGGCCTCAACTTGTAGGGCGTGCTAACATCTCATACGCTCCCTCAGCTGAGAATGCGATAACCTTTACCTATTCATTATCAAGTATTGATAATCGCCGGTACGATGATTATGACACAGAATTTATAGAAACAAATGACCGTCTTACCAAACATATCATGGGCTTGGCATATAGCCATAGCTTCTATGACGAGAGGTTGCTTGCTAATCTATTTCTGAAAGAATATCTCTATAAGGCTGAAATTAATCAAAAGGATTTTGCTTGGATCACTGGGGCAAATGACATTGTTCCGAAAACGACTCATAACTATTTGGGATATGGACTTGGTAGTCGTTATTCATTTTCCCCTGCCTTTGCCATCAAACTTTCGTACGAAAAGGCTGTACGACTACCTATGACTAGAGAGTTACTGGGTAATGGGGAGACTATTTATGCTAATCTTAAGCTTAAACCAGAGATCGCAAATAATCTCAACCTCTCCACATTTGGAAATTCGTCTATTTATGATGGACATATCATTAGGTACGAAACCAATCTATTCATGAGAAAAGTCACGAATTATATTCATCGAGTAGTCATTGATGAAAGACAATCTCAGTACAATAATGTAGGAGCAGCTACAGTTTGGGGTGGCGAGGCAGAGCTGAGTTATGAGTATAATCGACTGTTTAATCTGACCATTAATGCTACCTATCTAGAAGAGAGAAATAAGACTCGCCTAGATAAGTGGGGCCACCCGAGTGTGACCTATAATAACCGTATGCCGAACAGGCCTTACCTCTATGGAAACGTCATTGCTGGTGCAAACATTAGGAATCCCATGGGTCTGAAGGATCATCGAATTAAGTTGGATCTCTCCTACAGCTATATCCATTCTTTCTTCCTGACCTGGGAAGCTTTTGGAACGAAAGAAAGCAAAGCGACGATCCCTAGTCAGAGCATAGTTAATGGAGGAATAACTTGGTTTTTCCCAAAGGACAAGTACTCTATCTCTCTTCAAGGTAGCAACCTTCTGGATAATCGTCTATATGACAATTTTATGTTACAAAAGCCGGGGCGAGCATTTTACTGTAAACTCCAACTATTTATTTAA
- a CDS encoding PepSY domain-containing protein, whose translation MMRIIRKVHAFLGALLSLLFLIWFLSGFMMMFTSFPRLGGKDAKHKTEIDGEGLPSIEKILSCLPEGEQLSSFRLTTIEDKPVLDLKTPNAHYLLSADSLLKPIESKVSGEWIISYAERWSSYPIMGIDTLRTLDAWTPYSSLKKELPIYRFRYSDPKKTYLYISSKSGEPLQTCTKTQRIKSSLGTIPHMLYFWQLRQNRDLWLLIVSILAGLGAIMTLTGLIVGVQVYVQKYKRSGQLRSPYKKKAYKWHHIFGTIFGFFVMMFALSGMMSLNDLPEWMVKQHNPHLKNEIRKKDKLEIQSFLASDYRDLMKLKNVQEITFQQFAQTPYFIVIHSGEESQYRLSSDGKITPLFFSEDEVKKRIARHLDSTMEIELMQEYDNYYCSTSGKSELPIYRIKANDPDKSIIYVSPTTGYTRYYNTSGRVKKWIYPAFHSLRFKFFANHPTFRMVLMMILVLGGSIVSATGVWMGIKYYYRAYRRMSKRKR comes from the coding sequence ATGATGCGGATTATTCGCAAAGTACATGCATTTTTGGGAGCTTTGCTCTCTCTACTTTTTTTGATATGGTTCCTGTCTGGATTTATGATGATGTTCACATCATTTCCTCGACTCGGAGGTAAAGACGCGAAACATAAGACTGAGATTGATGGAGAGGGATTGCCTTCCATAGAAAAAATTCTGAGTTGCTTGCCTGAAGGTGAGCAACTCAGCTCATTTAGGCTCACAACCATCGAAGATAAGCCTGTACTAGATTTAAAGACGCCTAATGCACACTATCTTCTCAGTGCTGATTCTTTATTAAAACCTATTGAAAGCAAGGTCAGTGGTGAGTGGATCATCTCTTATGCTGAACGTTGGAGTAGCTATCCTATTATGGGCATAGACACACTACGGACATTAGATGCTTGGACACCATACTCTTCTCTAAAAAAGGAATTGCCTATATATCGTTTTAGATATTCAGATCCAAAGAAAACGTATCTTTATATCTCTTCAAAAAGTGGAGAGCCTCTACAAACCTGCACTAAAACGCAGAGGATTAAATCATCGTTAGGAACAATTCCTCACATGTTATATTTCTGGCAACTGCGTCAAAATAGAGATTTGTGGTTATTGATAGTAAGTATCTTAGCTGGACTCGGTGCGATCATGACCTTGACTGGACTGATTGTGGGAGTACAGGTCTATGTTCAAAAGTATAAAAGAAGTGGACAACTAAGGTCTCCATACAAAAAGAAGGCATACAAATGGCATCATATCTTTGGGACTATATTTGGCTTTTTTGTGATGATGTTTGCTTTAAGTGGTATGATGTCTCTGAATGACCTGCCCGAATGGATGGTAAAGCAACACAATCCACACCTCAAGAATGAGATCCGAAAGAAAGACAAACTCGAGATTCAGTCATTCCTCGCGTCGGATTACAGAGACCTCATGAAGCTAAAGAACGTCCAAGAGATCACTTTTCAACAGTTTGCACAGACTCCTTACTTTATCGTTATTCACTCTGGAGAGGAGAGCCAATATAGACTCTCTTCTGATGGAAAGATCACACCACTATTCTTTTCTGAAGATGAGGTTAAAAAAAGAATCGCAAGACATTTAGACTCCACGATGGAGATAGAATTGATGCAAGAATATGATAACTATTACTGTAGTACCAGTGGAAAATCGGAATTACCAATATATCGTATTAAGGCGAATGACCCCGATAAGAGTATCATATATGTCAGTCCAACGACTGGATACACTAGGTATTATAACACATCGGGAAGAGTCAAAAAATGGATTTATCCAGCTTTTCATAGCTTAAGATTTAAATTTTTTGCAAATCATCCAACTTTCCGAATGGTACTAATGATGATTTTAGTCCTTGGAGGAAGCATAGTTTCAGCTACTGGCGTCTGGATGGGTATAAAATACTATTATAGAGCTTATCGTCGAATGAGCAAACGTAAGAGATAA
- a CDS encoding Wzz/FepE/Etk N-terminal domain-containing protein: MNDNLNTSDPYYKSKAYGEDRYEEEIDIKELIGKVWLQRKFILIFTGIFTLIGIFVAFTSPVSYTSQSILVPQSGAKGNGGSLGGIASMMGANLGSSASGESLSPSVYPQIIKSVPFRKDIMNTPIVVEKSSGHTISLYDYYTNKEYQPVNIIGGIKKYTIGLPGLIFSSLRKSDSSSDVIQHDSTTNNTISISEKERSVLSVINDNISFSYNEKDGYITLGYSFSEPEATAAIAENLYLTLERYVTRYKSQKQQDNLEFVQESYDRAHKDFMEKQSRLATFQDANRNLATATAQATQRRLSAEYDVAYTVYNELAKQLEQSKISVKESAPVLTVIDPVVVPHEKSAPRRGFIIFVFILLGFVVSVGWVFVKPFFKDLKTSLNENKK, translated from the coding sequence ATGAATGATAATTTAAATACGTCTGATCCATATTATAAGTCAAAAGCATATGGCGAGGATAGGTATGAAGAAGAGATTGATATAAAAGAACTGATTGGTAAGGTCTGGCTGCAACGTAAGTTCATTTTAATCTTTACAGGCATCTTTACGTTGATAGGGATATTTGTGGCTTTCACTTCTCCTGTATCTTATACATCTCAGTCTATTCTGGTCCCACAGTCTGGAGCAAAGGGAAATGGTGGAAGTTTGGGCGGTATTGCATCAATGATGGGTGCCAATTTGGGTTCATCAGCTTCTGGAGAATCTCTTTCGCCTTCTGTGTATCCGCAAATTATCAAGAGTGTCCCTTTCCGAAAAGATATTATGAATACTCCCATAGTTGTAGAGAAATCATCAGGGCATACCATTTCTCTTTATGACTACTATACTAATAAAGAGTATCAGCCTGTAAATATAATAGGAGGCATTAAGAAATATACCATTGGTTTACCAGGATTGATTTTTTCTTCATTAAGGAAGTCCGATAGTAGCTCAGATGTAATTCAACATGATAGTACTACTAATAATACAATCTCCATATCTGAGAAAGAAAGAAGCGTTTTATCGGTCATTAACGACAATATATCTTTCAGCTATAATGAGAAAGATGGTTATATAACCTTAGGCTATAGTTTTTCTGAACCCGAAGCAACTGCTGCTATAGCTGAAAATCTATATTTGACACTGGAACGTTATGTTACGAGATATAAGAGCCAAAAGCAGCAAGACAATCTTGAGTTTGTACAAGAAAGTTATGACAGAGCACATAAGGATTTTATGGAGAAGCAAAGTAGGCTTGCTACATTCCAAGATGCCAATCGTAATCTAGCTACTGCTACCGCTCAAGCTACACAGCGGAGATTAAGTGCGGAGTATGATGTTGCTTATACGGTGTATAATGAATTGGCAAAGCAACTTGAGCAGTCTAAGATTTCGGTTAAAGAATCAGCACCTGTGCTTACGGTTATTGACCCAGTTGTGGTACCTCACGAAAAAAGTGCTCCAAGAAGAGGGTTTATTATATTCGTATTTATCCTTCTAGGATTTGTAGTATCAGTGGGCTGGGTATTTGTTAAGCCCTTCTTTAAAGACCTTAAAACTTCTTTGAATGAGAATAAGAAGTGA
- a CDS encoding SLBB domain-containing protein translates to MYKKIVLFVGLLLLASANVFGQISDDQVLIEAKRYKEAGMSQTQIFQELTKKGVSMAQLQRIRAKYEGSDFNVSPVTTIKDNTQGIRSEMNDVTSVAKTIDNNPQENMPKPMRVFGYDFFSQSSLTFAPNMNMPTPANYILGPGDEIIIDVWGDSELNVNTVIAPDGYINVSGLGRIEVSGMSVERATARIRDAFSIIYSDLDSSDPYTFLAVSVGNTRTIKVNVMGEVVQPGTYTLTSFATAFHALYSAGGPNSIGSLRNIQVYRNGRAIETIDLYDYLMNGNNMKDISLKDGDIVKINPYGILAQIKGEVKRPMRYEMREDETLNDLIRFAGGFAGKAFKKNVSLDRKGDDGMESFTVNSSQYKHFNLKDGDIVEVGDILNEYSNSIEITGAVYRPGKYAIGSEVQTLKDLLKIAQGTTGDAYLYRALLYRENEDLTTTVESIDLVALMSNKVPDIKLKKNDRLYVPSVLNLEDSYTVYVGGQVRNPGEYSYADNLSVEDIILRAGGLTEAASTARVDVYRRIKDPSGITTSSSTSEVFNLSLKDGLMTKDVKEFTLKPYDQVVVRKSPSYEVQENIYVQGEVLFAGQYAKKSKDERLSSIIERAGGLKDNAYIKGAKLMRRLTEEEKARALQAIEASTKVEKDSTMLETGPNFSTQYVGINLEKALENPGGDDDLILQAGDVLTIPTYSGTVKISGGVLYPNTVTYKKGMSLYGYVKQAGGYSRLAMKNKPYVVYMNGKVSAGRWAKIEPGCEIIVPEKPDREPMSVQSILGMTTSVATLAMVLLNIFK, encoded by the coding sequence ATGTATAAGAAAATTGTACTGTTTGTAGGGCTACTTCTATTAGCTAGTGCCAATGTCTTTGGACAGATCAGCGATGATCAGGTTCTGATAGAAGCAAAGCGTTATAAAGAAGCAGGGATGTCACAGACACAAATATTCCAGGAGTTGACTAAGAAAGGTGTGTCCATGGCTCAGTTACAACGTATTAGAGCGAAGTATGAGGGTTCTGATTTTAATGTGTCGCCAGTAACAACCATTAAAGATAATACTCAGGGGATACGTTCTGAAATGAATGATGTGACTTCAGTTGCAAAAACCATAGATAATAATCCCCAAGAGAATATGCCTAAGCCGATGCGTGTATTTGGATACGACTTTTTTAGTCAGTCATCTCTTACCTTTGCTCCTAACATGAATATGCCCACACCAGCCAACTATATTCTTGGTCCTGGAGATGAAATTATTATTGATGTTTGGGGAGATTCTGAATTGAATGTCAATACAGTGATTGCTCCTGATGGTTATATTAACGTATCTGGATTGGGTAGAATAGAGGTTAGTGGCATGAGTGTAGAACGAGCTACTGCTCGTATTCGAGATGCGTTTTCTATTATCTACTCTGACTTAGATTCTTCTGATCCATATACCTTTTTAGCTGTCTCTGTTGGAAATACACGTACTATTAAAGTGAATGTTATGGGGGAAGTTGTTCAACCTGGGACATATACCTTAACTTCATTTGCTACCGCTTTTCATGCTCTTTATTCAGCCGGAGGACCAAACTCTATAGGTAGTTTGCGTAATATTCAAGTTTATAGAAATGGTAGAGCTATCGAGACTATTGACCTATATGATTACTTAATGAATGGTAATAATATGAAGGATATTAGTTTGAAAGATGGTGATATTGTCAAAATCAATCCTTATGGTATTTTAGCTCAGATTAAAGGAGAAGTTAAGCGTCCCATGAGATACGAGATGCGTGAGGATGAAACGCTTAATGATTTGATACGCTTTGCTGGTGGTTTTGCCGGAAAAGCATTTAAGAAGAACGTATCTCTCGATCGTAAAGGGGATGATGGTATGGAGTCTTTCACGGTTAATAGCTCTCAGTATAAGCACTTTAATTTAAAAGATGGAGATATCGTAGAGGTTGGAGATATTTTAAATGAGTATTCTAATTCTATTGAAATCACAGGTGCTGTATATCGTCCTGGAAAATATGCCATCGGAAGTGAGGTACAGACTCTAAAGGACCTTTTGAAAATAGCACAAGGGACCACTGGAGATGCTTATTTGTATAGAGCACTTCTTTATCGTGAGAATGAAGACCTTACAACTACAGTAGAGTCTATTGATCTTGTGGCTCTTATGTCCAATAAAGTGCCAGATATAAAATTGAAAAAGAATGACCGTCTATATGTGCCATCAGTATTGAACCTGGAAGATAGTTATACAGTATATGTCGGTGGTCAGGTCCGTAACCCAGGTGAATATAGTTATGCTGATAACCTTTCTGTAGAGGATATTATTTTAAGAGCAGGAGGACTTACTGAGGCCGCTTCAACTGCTAGAGTTGATGTTTATCGTCGAATAAAAGACCCTTCAGGTATTACGACATCTAGTAGTACAAGTGAAGTTTTTAATCTCTCTTTGAAGGACGGATTAATGACTAAGGATGTGAAAGAATTTACGCTCAAGCCATATGATCAAGTGGTTGTACGTAAGTCTCCAAGTTATGAAGTGCAAGAGAATATTTATGTGCAAGGCGAAGTTTTATTTGCTGGTCAGTATGCCAAGAAGTCCAAGGATGAACGCCTATCTTCGATTATTGAAAGAGCTGGAGGCTTGAAAGATAATGCTTATATTAAGGGTGCTAAATTAATGAGACGATTAACAGAAGAGGAGAAAGCTCGTGCACTACAAGCTATTGAGGCCAGTACAAAAGTAGAAAAGGATTCAACGATGTTAGAAACAGGTCCTAACTTCTCTACGCAGTATGTTGGAATCAATTTAGAAAAAGCACTGGAGAATCCAGGTGGAGATGATGACCTTATTTTGCAAGCAGGTGATGTCTTAACGATCCCTACTTATTCAGGGACTGTCAAGATTTCTGGAGGTGTCCTATATCCTAATACTGTGACTTACAAGAAAGGGATGTCTTTATATGGGTATGTTAAGCAAGCTGGTGGCTACTCTCGCTTAGCGATGAAGAATAAGCCATATGTAGTATATATGAATGGGAAGGTCTCTGCAGGAAGATGGGCAAAGATAGAGCCAGGTTGCGAGATTATCGTTCCTGAAAAGCCTGATAGAGAGCCTATGTCAGTGCAGTCTATTTTAGGAATGACAACTTCCGTAGCTACTCTTGCAATGGTCTTATTGAATATATTCAAGTAA